A genomic window from Triticum urartu cultivar G1812 chromosome 7, Tu2.1, whole genome shotgun sequence includes:
- the LOC125522962 gene encoding uncharacterized protein LOC125522962 produces the protein MVFDFDRKGFMQRESAKAMGNSYMTGAIDGEAWWRPVAAYGKITMSEAAAVYGGTTIVWQPSHRRRRSTSDACTHTHTAGAAGGYGAERGCEWAGSITIKNTGMG, from the exons ATGGTGTTTGATTTTGATCGCAAAGGATTCATGCAGAGAGAAAGTGCAAAAGCTATGGGCAACTCCTATATGACTGGCGCCATCG ATGGGGAGGCATGGTGGAGGCCGGTGGCAGCATATGGCAAGATAACAATGAGCGAGGCGGCGGCAGTGTACGGTGGCACGACCATTGTGTGGCAGCCGTCGCATAGACGTCGAAGGAGCACCAGCGacgcatgcacacacacacacactgctGGTGCTGCTGGAGGCTATGGGGCTGAGCGAGGATGCGAGTG GGCTGGTAGCATTACTATCAAAAACACCGGCATGGGTTGA